A genomic region of Capnocytophaga canimorsus contains the following coding sequences:
- a CDS encoding HU family DNA-binding protein — MTKAEIVSKISEKLGLDKADVQATVENFMEEVKASLESGNNVYLRGFGSFIIKTRAEKTGRNISKNTTLKIPAHNIPAFKPAKVFVEGVKAKVKVK, encoded by the coding sequence ATGACAAAAGCAGAAATCGTATCAAAAATCTCAGAAAAATTGGGACTTGATAAGGCTGACGTACAAGCAACGGTAGAAAACTTTATGGAGGAAGTAAAAGCTTCTTTAGAAAGCGGTAACAACGTTTATTTGAGAGGTTTCGGAAGTTTCATCATCAAAACAAGAGCTGAAAAAACAGGAAGAAACATTTCTAAAAATACCACTTTAAAAATTCCTGCACACAACATTCCAGCTTTCAAACCTGCAAAAGTGTTTGTTGAAGGAGTAAAAGCAAAAGTAAAAGTTAAATAA